The following coding sequences lie in one Saimiri boliviensis isolate mSaiBol1 chromosome 6, mSaiBol1.pri, whole genome shotgun sequence genomic window:
- the MPZL3 gene encoding myelin protein zero-like protein 3, giving the protein MQQSRAAGGRGCALFPVLGVLFFQGVYIVLSLEIHADAHVRGYVGEKIKLKCTFKSTSAVTDRLTIDWTYRPPSSSRAESIFHYQSFQYPTTAGTFRDRISWVGNVYKGDASISISNPTIKDNGTFSCAVKNPPDVHHNIPMTELTVTERGFGTMLSSVALLSILVFVPSAVVVALLLVRMGRKAAGLKKRSRSGYKKSSIEVSDDTDQVEEDACMARLCVRCAECLDSDYEETY; this is encoded by the exons ATGCAGCAGAGCCGAGCGGCTGGAGGCCGTGGCTGCGCTCTTTTTCCTGTGCTGGGCGTCCTGTTCTTCCAGG GTGTTTATATCGTCCTTTCCTTGGAGATTCATGCAGATGCCCATGTCCGAGGTTATGTTGGAGAAAAGATCAAGTTGAAATGCACTTTCAAGTCAACTTCAGCTGTCACTGACAGGCTGACTATAGACTGGACGTATCGCCCTCCCAGCAGCAGCCGCGCAGAATCA ATCTTTCATTATCAGTCTTTCCAGTACCCAACCACAGCAGGCACATTTCGGGATCGGATTTCCTGGGTTGGAAATGTATACAAAGGGGATGCATCTATTAGTATAAGCAACCCTACCATAAAGGACAATGGGACATTCAGCTGTGCTGTGAAGAATCCCCCAGATGTGCACCATAATATTCCCATGACAGAGCTAACAGTCACAGAAAGGG GTTTTGGCACCATGCTCTCCTCTGTGGCCCTTCTCTCCATCCTTGTCTTCGTGCCCTCAGCTGTGGTGGTTGCTCTGCTGCTGGTGAGAATGGGGAGGAAGGCTGCTGGGCTGAAGAAGAGGAGCAGGTCTGGCTATAAGAAGTCATCTATTGAGGTTTCAGATGA CACTGATCAGGTGGAGGAAGATGCGTGCATGGCGAGGCTTTGCGTCCGTTGCGCCGAGTGCCTG GATTCAGACTATGAAGAGACATATTGA